One Edaphobacter lichenicola DNA window includes the following coding sequences:
- a CDS encoding MlaE family ABC transporter permease, whose amino-acid sequence MPFVSPEIFAKERLAAIQDYSILSWRAVVNLFSKPRYLADIYTQMDYIGVGSMPIVVLTGFFTGCVLALQSATSLEAFGSVSLTGNLVALSMVKELGPVLTGLMVSGRNASGMASEIGSMKVTEQIDAMRALGTDPLRKLVTPRLYATIFMLFFLTIMSDACGIAGGALVSVALLGLNASSYFHNSYRALAYGDVVQGLTKPLFSGFIIATVGCYFGMNTKGGTQGVGKATTQAVVVSSVFIIIVDLLVTRAMIGVFGR is encoded by the coding sequence ATGCCCTTTGTCTCCCCAGAGATCTTCGCCAAGGAAAGGCTCGCCGCGATCCAGGACTACTCCATCCTGTCCTGGCGGGCCGTCGTCAACCTCTTCAGCAAGCCGCGCTATCTGGCCGACATCTACACCCAGATGGACTACATCGGCGTCGGCTCCATGCCCATCGTCGTCCTCACCGGCTTCTTCACCGGCTGCGTCCTTGCCCTCCAGTCCGCCACCTCGCTCGAGGCCTTCGGCTCCGTCAGCCTCACCGGCAACCTCGTCGCCCTCTCCATGGTCAAAGAGCTCGGCCCCGTCCTCACCGGCCTCATGGTCTCCGGCCGCAACGCCTCCGGCATGGCCTCCGAGATCGGCTCCATGAAGGTCACCGAGCAGATCGACGCCATGCGCGCCCTCGGCACCGACCCCCTCCGCAAGCTCGTCACCCCCCGCCTCTACGCCACCATCTTCATGCTCTTCTTCCTCACCATCATGTCCGACGCCTGCGGAATCGCCGGCGGCGCGCTCGTCAGCGTAGCCCTCCTCGGACTCAACGCCTCCTCCTACTTCCACAACTCCTACCGCGCCCTCGCGTACGGAGACGTCGTCCAGGGCCTCACCAAGCCCCTCTTCTCCGGCTTCATCATCGCCACCGTCGGCTGCTACTTCGGCATGAACACCAAAGGCGGCACCCAAGGCGTCGGCAAAGCCACCACCCAGGCCG